A window from Bosea sp. ANAM02 encodes these proteins:
- a CDS encoding nitroreductase — MTDTLSLLKLRRSVPPQFLTAPGPDGAQLDDLLAIAARVPDHGKLAPWRFIVFKGAAREEAADIVARIFREKNPQASEDQVEFERKRLLHAPVIVAVISRAREHAKIPLWEQELSAGAVCMNMLVAAYAMGYAGSWLTNWFSFDRQVLSEFGLAEDERMAGFLHLGTPTAPITDRDRPVMADIVSYYGS, encoded by the coding sequence ATGACCGATACGCTCTCTCTGCTCAAGCTGCGTCGCTCCGTGCCGCCGCAGTTCCTCACGGCGCCTGGCCCGGATGGCGCCCAGCTCGACGACCTCCTGGCCATTGCCGCGCGCGTGCCCGATCATGGCAAGCTCGCGCCCTGGCGCTTCATCGTCTTCAAGGGGGCGGCCCGCGAGGAGGCGGCCGATATCGTCGCCCGCATCTTCCGGGAGAAGAACCCGCAGGCGAGCGAGGACCAGGTCGAGTTCGAGCGCAAGCGCCTGCTGCATGCGCCGGTCATCGTCGCCGTGATATCGCGGGCGCGCGAGCACGCCAAGATTCCGCTCTGGGAGCAGGAGCTCTCGGCCGGCGCGGTCTGCATGAACATGCTCGTCGCCGCCTATGCCATGGGCTATGCCGGCTCCTGGCTGACCAACTGGTTCTCCTTCGACCGGCAGGTGCTGAGCGAATTCGGGCTGGCCGAGGACGAGCGCATGGCCGGCTTCCTGCATCTCGGCACCCCGACCGCGCCGATCACCGATCGCGACCGGCCGGTGATGGCCGATATCGTCAGCTATTACGGGTCCTGA
- a CDS encoding DUF2336 domain-containing protein, with protein sequence MIVRRFLLWARTAPAEARASGAANLAAAYLRSGMSDEDRHEAETALMALIDDPSPLVRRAIAEEMAPSMRTPRNLALSLIAEQSDVAALVLAHSPVLTEADLVDAAAIGDTLAQKAIAMRRCLPLGVCAALAEVGCEEALVTLAGNRTADIPDFSLERMIERHGDNGALREALLERADLPGGLRQTIAAKVSDTLANFVAGCGWLTPERSARLARESTERVAVALAAGGEVSDAPAIVEVLRATGRLTSGLMLRSLLSGEPALAEAAFVSLSGLPEERVAALLRDKRGAGLKALCRKAGLPASLEPAFSAAILALNARGFDRGGSGNGIDRSLLRAVLIACERLDGREADGLLGLLRRMDAEAAREEARSLADSLADDAALALLVEADPSFLIELAESDLRDAA encoded by the coding sequence ATGATCGTTCGGCGCTTCCTGCTCTGGGCCCGGACCGCGCCGGCGGAGGCGCGCGCGAGCGGCGCCGCCAATCTCGCGGCGGCCTATCTGCGCTCCGGCATGTCCGACGAGGACCGGCACGAGGCCGAGACGGCGCTGATGGCGCTGATCGACGATCCATCGCCCCTCGTGCGCCGGGCGATCGCCGAGGAGATGGCACCCTCGATGCGTACGCCGCGCAATCTGGCGCTCAGCCTGATCGCCGAGCAGAGCGATGTCGCGGCGCTCGTGCTGGCGCATTCGCCGGTGCTGACCGAGGCCGATCTGGTCGATGCGGCTGCAATCGGCGATACGCTCGCCCAGAAGGCGATCGCCATGCGCCGCTGCCTCCCGCTCGGCGTCTGTGCCGCGCTCGCCGAAGTCGGCTGCGAGGAGGCGCTCGTCACGCTCGCGGGCAACCGCACGGCCGATATCCCCGATTTCTCGCTCGAACGCATGATCGAGCGCCATGGCGACAATGGTGCGCTGCGGGAGGCCTTGCTCGAGCGCGCCGACCTGCCGGGCGGCCTGCGCCAGACCATCGCCGCCAAGGTCTCCGACACCCTGGCGAATTTCGTCGCCGGCTGCGGCTGGCTGACGCCGGAGCGCAGCGCGCGGCTTGCGCGCGAATCGACCGAACGCGTCGCGGTGGCGCTCGCCGCCGGCGGCGAAGTCAGCGATGCGCCTGCGATCGTCGAGGTGCTCAGGGCCACCGGGCGATTGACCTCGGGTCTGATGCTGCGTTCGCTCCTCAGCGGCGAGCCGGCTCTGGCCGAGGCTGCCTTCGTCTCGCTGTCCGGCCTGCCCGAGGAACGCGTCGCCGCCTTGCTGCGCGACAAGCGTGGCGCGGGGCTCAAGGCGCTCTGCCGCAAGGCAGGGCTGCCGGCGTCGCTGGAGCCCGCCTTCTCGGCTGCCATCCTCGCCCTCAATGCGCGCGGCTTCGACCGGGGCGGAAGCGGCAACGGCATCGACCGCAGCCTGTTGCGCGCCGTTCTGATCGCCTGCGAGCGGCTGGACGGACGCGAGGCCGACGGTCTGTTGGGCCTGCTGCGCCGCATGGATGCGGAGGCCGCCCGCGAGGAGGCGCGCAGCCTGGCGGATTCGCTGGCGGATGACGCCGCGCTCGCGCTGCTGGTCGAGGCGGACCCGTCCTTCCTGATCGAGCTCGCCGAGAGCGACCTGCGCGACGCTGCCTGA
- a CDS encoding GDSL-type esterase/lipase family protein encodes MVRFDHETRRKRRGYPGPWRAVAAAVLLLALNSGSGAAPLPPPLDARCRTEAAKIAFQPSLPAARRALQETGRLTIVALGSSATAGSGASADDRSYPSVLQAELRRRLPGAEVRVVNKGVGGQSAYDMLSRMQADVIDEKPAIVIWQAVINDVIRDVGEDKLGKILRKGVGKARAAGIEMILMDLPWLPREGRYPHYDDYRKVLTKTAQDQAIALFPRYAMMKGWSNSRQFTPEELVGMDGLHLVDAGYRCLALRLADGIVAGIGPVRIETAGKGKPTN; translated from the coding sequence GTGGTACGGTTCGATCACGAAACGCGGCGCAAGCGCCGAGGCTATCCAGGCCCGTGGCGCGCCGTTGCCGCGGCCGTCCTTCTCCTCGCGCTGAATTCCGGATCGGGCGCGGCGCCGCTGCCGCCGCCGCTCGATGCCCGCTGCCGCACGGAAGCGGCGAAGATCGCCTTTCAGCCAAGCCTTCCCGCCGCCCGCAGGGCGCTTCAGGAAACCGGCCGCCTGACGATCGTTGCGCTCGGTTCCTCCGCGACCGCAGGGTCCGGCGCCAGCGCCGACGACAGGAGCTACCCGTCCGTCCTGCAGGCGGAATTGCGCCGGCGCCTGCCGGGGGCCGAGGTCAGGGTCGTCAACAAGGGCGTCGGCGGCCAGTCGGCTTACGACATGCTGTCGCGCATGCAGGCCGACGTCATCGACGAGAAGCCGGCGATCGTGATCTGGCAGGCCGTGATCAATGACGTGATCCGCGATGTCGGCGAGGACAAGCTCGGCAAGATCCTGCGCAAGGGCGTCGGCAAGGCACGGGCTGCCGGGATCGAGATGATCCTGATGGACCTGCCCTGGCTGCCACGCGAGGGGCGCTACCCGCATTACGACGATTACCGCAAGGTGCTGACGAAAACGGCGCAGGATCAGGCGATCGCGCTCTTTCCGCGCTATGCGATGATGAAGGGCTGGTCGAATTCACGCCAGTTCACCCCGGAGGAACTCGTCGGCATGGACGGCTTGCATCTGGTCGATGCGGGCTATCGCTGCCTGGCGCTGCGGCTGGCGGATGGAATCGTCGCCGGGATCGGGCCCGTCAGGATCGAGACGGCGGGCAAGGGAAAGCCGACGAATTGA
- a CDS encoding CoA ester lyase, giving the protein MRSLLFVPGDSPKKQQKGLDCGADALILDLEDSVALDGKPQAREITRAFLEATRPLPKRPLLIVRINALTTGMSDADLDAIMPGAPDAIMLPKSEGGTDVGHLAAKIAVREAEADLPDGTTRILPIGTETGKAIFGLGSYSRSSHRLMALTWGAEDLSADLGAETNRLEDGSYADPYRLARALTLFAATAAQVDAIDTVFTNFRDDASFRAECLASRRDGFTGKMAIHPAQVPVINEIFAPSPAALAKAEQIIALFEANPSAGVIGLDGEMLDRPHLIKAQRLVARARKLAE; this is encoded by the coding sequence ATGCGCTCGCTCCTGTTCGTGCCGGGCGACAGCCCGAAGAAGCAGCAGAAGGGCCTGGACTGTGGTGCAGACGCGCTGATCCTCGACCTTGAGGATTCCGTCGCGCTCGACGGCAAGCCGCAGGCGCGCGAGATCACCCGCGCCTTCCTCGAAGCCACCCGCCCCCTGCCGAAGCGCCCGCTGCTCATCGTCCGCATCAACGCCCTGACGACCGGCATGAGCGATGCCGATCTCGACGCGATCATGCCCGGCGCGCCGGACGCGATCATGCTGCCCAAATCGGAGGGCGGCACCGATGTCGGCCATCTCGCCGCCAAGATCGCGGTGCGCGAGGCCGAGGCCGACCTGCCGGACGGCACGACGCGCATCCTCCCGATCGGCACCGAGACCGGCAAGGCGATCTTCGGGCTCGGCAGCTACAGCCGCTCCTCGCACCGCCTGATGGCGCTGACCTGGGGCGCGGAGGACCTCTCGGCCGATCTCGGCGCCGAGACCAACAGGCTGGAGGACGGCTCCTATGCCGATCCCTATCGCCTCGCCCGCGCCCTCACCCTCTTCGCCGCGACGGCGGCGCAGGTCGACGCGATCGACACGGTCTTCACCAATTTCCGCGACGATGCCAGCTTCCGCGCCGAATGCCTCGCCTCGCGCCGCGACGGCTTCACCGGCAAGATGGCGATCCACCCAGCACAGGTCCCGGTCATCAACGAGATCTTCGCGCCTTCGCCGGCAGCGCTCGCCAAGGCGGAGCAGATCATCGCCCTGTTCGAGGCCAATCCCAGCGCCGGCGTCATCGGGCTCGATGGCGAAATGCTGGATCGTCCCCATCTGATCAAGGCGCAGCGGCTCGTCGCACGAGCTCGCAAACTGGCTGAATGA
- a CDS encoding OpgC domain-containing protein, whose protein sequence is MSSLSSFRRFLLLGRPAVDAVLTAQGRDARIDVIRGLALLIIFINHMPGNVVSAYMPHNFGFSDAADIFVLLAGVSATLAYGGLIEQRGFAVAGLKLGARLWTLYIAHIAVFIIVCGVVATAVTRTQNPLYIEAINIQPFFRDTIEALIGALTLTYQPSYLDILPLYIVLLALFPMMYYAARLSPLLTLACSLAIWQAALAFELNLPNGNAGTWFFNPFAWQVVFTLGVVIGRAAQLGVRAPRLVWLDVAAVAFIVFAWVVKASSGNPTGIVTLNDWFDSVQLGSDKTNLAWTRILHIGALAWLAIRWLPAGGALAKAMPGRALAKTGQNSLHVFCVGIVLSIIGQIVLAETSFDLGVQLLICTAGATILTGLGIFLSWYGSITKRGASAEAIQARGAPLPRPSFSSR, encoded by the coding sequence GTGTCCTCCCTCTCTTCCTTCAGGCGCTTCCTGCTTCTCGGCCGACCGGCCGTGGACGCGGTGCTGACCGCGCAGGGGCGGGACGCGCGGATCGACGTGATCCGCGGGCTCGCCCTGCTGATCATCTTCATCAACCACATGCCGGGGAACGTGGTCTCGGCCTATATGCCGCATAATTTCGGCTTCTCGGACGCGGCCGATATCTTCGTGCTGCTCGCCGGCGTCTCGGCGACGCTGGCCTATGGGGGGCTGATCGAGCAGCGTGGCTTCGCGGTCGCCGGCCTGAAGCTCGGCGCCCGGCTCTGGACGCTCTACATCGCCCATATCGCTGTGTTCATCATCGTCTGCGGCGTGGTCGCCACGGCGGTGACGCGGACGCAGAACCCGCTCTATATCGAGGCGATCAACATCCAGCCCTTCTTCCGCGACACGATCGAGGCGCTGATCGGCGCGCTGACCCTGACCTATCAGCCGTCCTATCTCGATATCCTGCCGCTCTATATCGTGCTGCTCGCGCTGTTCCCGATGATGTATTATGCGGCGCGGCTGAGCCCGCTGCTGACGCTCGCCTGCTCGCTGGCGATCTGGCAGGCGGCGCTCGCTTTCGAGCTGAACCTGCCCAATGGCAATGCCGGCACCTGGTTCTTCAACCCCTTCGCCTGGCAGGTCGTGTTCACGCTCGGCGTCGTCATCGGCCGCGCGGCGCAACTCGGCGTTCGCGCGCCGCGCCTCGTCTGGCTCGACGTCGCGGCGGTCGCCTTCATCGTCTTCGCCTGGGTGGTGAAGGCGTCGAGCGGCAATCCGACCGGAATCGTGACGCTGAACGACTGGTTCGACTCCGTTCAGCTCGGCTCGGACAAGACCAATCTCGCCTGGACGCGCATCCTGCATATCGGCGCGCTGGCCTGGCTGGCGATCCGCTGGCTGCCGGCGGGTGGTGCCTTGGCCAAGGCGATGCCCGGCCGCGCGCTGGCCAAGACGGGACAGAATTCGCTGCATGTCTTCTGCGTCGGCATCGTGCTCTCGATCATCGGGCAGATCGTGCTCGCGGAAACCTCCTTCGATCTCGGCGTTCAGTTGCTGATATGCACGGCTGGCGCTACAATCCTGACAGGGTTAGGGATTTTCCTGTCGTGGTACGGTTCGATCACGAAACGCGGCGCAAGCGCCGAGGCTATCCAGGCCCGTGGCGCGCCGTTGCCGCGGCCGTCCTTCTCCTCGCGCTGA
- a CDS encoding lytic transglycosylase domain-containing protein, producing the protein MFLFTTPQSQSRETQPANPVVSAIRQGAERTGAGFDYLLKTAQRESSLEPTAKANTSSATGLFQFIEQTWLAMVKQEGPKQGLAQYADAITESGGRLSVSDPAAREKILQLRNDPQVAAVMAGALTQKNRDQLAGSLGRQPQAGELYMAHVLGARGASDLIRAAASDPSRVAARDFPEAAAANRSIFYDKAGRARSVQEVYGVLAASHASTQVAANVAQNPQAGQDAPPVAEVAAGLREGRAKGLVGLFSTNGSRDPVSKAVANLWTTPPRGGTRMASLEGGERYFPRSGQSETTMSDANPVAGAAGVGATAKAVSAPLPPTRPSDLSQPDVAAAQPARKRRSGPLDLSSFMIQRSGT; encoded by the coding sequence ATGTTCCTCTTCACCACGCCGCAGAGCCAGAGCCGCGAAACGCAGCCAGCGAACCCGGTCGTCAGCGCCATCCGCCAGGGCGCGGAGCGGACGGGGGCGGGCTTCGACTACCTGCTGAAGACGGCGCAGCGCGAGTCGTCGCTGGAGCCGACGGCCAAGGCGAACACGTCGAGCGCCACGGGGCTGTTTCAGTTCATCGAGCAGACCTGGCTCGCCATGGTCAAGCAGGAGGGGCCGAAGCAGGGCCTCGCGCAATATGCCGACGCGATCACCGAGAGCGGCGGGCGGCTCAGCGTCTCCGATCCGGCGGCGCGCGAGAAGATCCTGCAATTGCGCAACGATCCGCAGGTCGCGGCCGTGATGGCCGGCGCCTTGACCCAGAAGAATCGCGACCAGCTTGCAGGCAGCCTCGGCCGCCAGCCGCAGGCCGGCGAACTCTACATGGCGCATGTGCTCGGTGCGCGCGGCGCCTCCGACCTGATCCGGGCAGCCGCGAGCGATCCCAGCCGCGTCGCGGCGCGGGATTTCCCGGAAGCCGCCGCAGCGAACCGCTCGATCTTCTACGACAAGGCCGGCCGCGCGCGCAGCGTGCAGGAGGTTTATGGCGTGTTGGCGGCGAGTCACGCCAGCACGCAGGTCGCGGCCAATGTCGCGCAGAATCCGCAAGCGGGGCAGGACGCGCCTCCTGTCGCCGAGGTCGCCGCCGGTTTGCGTGAAGGCCGCGCCAAGGGGCTCGTCGGGCTGTTCTCGACCAATGGCTCGCGCGATCCTGTCTCGAAGGCCGTCGCCAATCTCTGGACCACGCCGCCGCGGGGCGGCACGCGCATGGCCTCGCTCGAAGGCGGGGAACGCTATTTCCCGCGCTCCGGCCAGAGCGAGACCACGATGTCGGATGCCAATCCGGTCGCAGGCGCCGCGGGTGTGGGTGCCACGGCCAAGGCGGTCAGCGCGCCGCTGCCGCCAACGCGGCCGAGCGATCTGTCGCAGCCCGACGTCGCGGCAGCACAGCCGGCGCGCAAGCGCCGCAGCGGGCCGCTCGACCTGTCTTCCTTCATGATCCAGCGGAGCGGGACATGA
- a CDS encoding DUF3617 family protein produces MKLALIAALGTLVALPAAAQQQLPQRKPGLWETKSTGNDGETTARQCVGPGTDQSMVGGLAAGACSKMQVTKTATGYAVETECAVGQIRASGNSVITGDFQTSVRTEGTTKISGMPGQSGPVERKLVVEAKRLGECAPGQKPGDIIMPDGKVISMPSAKPAP; encoded by the coding sequence ATGAAACTCGCGTTGATCGCCGCGCTCGGCACGCTCGTCGCGCTGCCGGCGGCGGCACAGCAGCAACTGCCCCAGCGCAAGCCCGGGCTGTGGGAAACGAAATCGACGGGCAATGACGGCGAAACCACCGCCAGGCAATGCGTCGGACCGGGAACCGACCAGTCGATGGTCGGGGGCCTCGCCGCCGGCGCCTGCTCGAAGATGCAGGTGACCAAGACGGCCACGGGATACGCGGTCGAGACGGAATGCGCCGTCGGTCAGATCAGGGCTTCCGGCAACAGCGTCATCACCGGCGATTTCCAGACCTCGGTCCGGACCGAGGGCACGACGAAGATCAGCGGCATGCCCGGGCAATCCGGCCCGGTGGAGCGCAAGCTCGTGGTCGAGGCGAAGCGTCTCGGTGAATGCGCACCCGGCCAGAAGCCCGGCGACATCATCATGCCGGACGGCAAGGTGATCTCGATGCCCTCGGCGAAGCCCGCACCGTAA
- a CDS encoding MaoC family dehydratase, which yields MADMVRHKRGGIYFEDFQVGAVIEHGLTRTVTQMDNMLFSNMTLNPQPLHIDAHFCATETEWGKPLMNSLFTLGLMIGISVNDTTVGTTIGNLGMTDVLFPAPLFEGDTINCTTEIAAKRESRSRPDAGIVEFVHKAYKQDGTLVAQCRRQAFMRRRPAPATVAV from the coding sequence ATGGCGGATATGGTGCGTCACAAGCGTGGCGGAATCTATTTCGAGGATTTCCAGGTCGGCGCGGTCATCGAGCACGGCCTGACCCGCACCGTCACGCAGATGGACAACATGCTGTTCTCCAACATGACGCTGAACCCGCAACCCCTTCATATCGATGCGCATTTCTGCGCGACCGAAACCGAATGGGGCAAGCCGCTGATGAACTCGCTGTTCACGCTCGGCCTGATGATCGGTATCTCCGTCAACGACACCACGGTCGGCACCACCATCGGCAATCTCGGCATGACCGACGTGCTCTTCCCCGCCCCGCTCTTCGAGGGCGACACCATCAACTGCACCACCGAGATCGCCGCCAAGCGCGAGTCGCGCTCGCGCCCTGATGCCGGCATCGTCGAGTTCGTGCACAAGGCCTATAAGCAGGACGGCACGCTGGTCGCCCAGTGCCGCCGCCAGGCCTTCATGCGCAGGCGCCCGGCCCCCGCCACGGTCGCGGTCTGA
- a CDS encoding heavy-metal-associated domain-containing protein: MTQVFEVSGMHCGGCASRVQRAATALAPGATVTLDPPRLTLPEGAKLDAEAINKALAEFGDYSARPLAG, translated from the coding sequence ATGACTCAGGTTTTCGAGGTTTCAGGCATGCATTGCGGCGGTTGCGCCTCGCGCGTCCAGCGCGCCGCGACAGCGCTCGCTCCCGGCGCGACGGTGACGCTCGATCCGCCGCGCCTCACCTTGCCGGAAGGCGCCAAACTCGATGCCGAGGCGATCAACAAGGCGCTGGCGGAATTCGGGGATTACAGCGCCAGGCCGCTGGCGGGTTGA
- a CDS encoding NAD kinase, giving the protein MTERFGAISFVASDTPEAQAALDKLVERYGNADPAEADVVVALGGDGLMLQTLHRFLGTGKPIYGMNRGSVGFLMNEFKERGLTKRLDAAQRSIVHPLSMQATDRNGATVQAKAINEVSLLRRSYQAAKLRISVDGQVRLSELIADGLLLATPAGSTAYNLSANGPILPLDAPLLALTPISAFRPRRWRGALLPDHATVFIEVLEAEKRPVSAVADHTQIDEVSSVSIEIDRNVDLVMLHDPGHSLDERILREQFGY; this is encoded by the coding sequence ATGACCGAACGATTCGGCGCGATCTCCTTCGTCGCCAGCGACACTCCTGAAGCGCAGGCGGCGCTCGACAAGCTCGTCGAACGCTATGGCAACGCCGATCCGGCTGAAGCCGATGTTGTGGTCGCGCTCGGCGGCGACGGCCTGATGCTGCAGACGCTCCACCGCTTCCTCGGCACCGGCAAGCCGATCTACGGCATGAATCGCGGCTCGGTCGGCTTCCTGATGAACGAGTTCAAGGAGCGCGGCCTGACCAAGAGGCTGGACGCCGCTCAGCGCAGCATTGTGCATCCCCTCTCGATGCAGGCCACCGACCGCAACGGCGCGACCGTGCAGGCCAAGGCGATCAACGAGGTCTCGCTGCTGCGCCGCTCCTATCAGGCGGCGAAGCTGCGCATCTCGGTCGACGGGCAGGTACGCCTGTCCGAGCTGATCGCCGACGGCCTGCTGCTGGCAACGCCCGCCGGCTCGACCGCCTATAACCTCTCGGCCAACGGCCCGATCCTGCCGCTCGATGCGCCGTTGCTGGCACTGACGCCGATCTCGGCCTTCCGGCCGCGGCGCTGGCGCGGCGCGCTCTTGCCGGACCATGCCACGGTCTTCATCGAGGTGCTGGAAGCCGAGAAGCGCCCCGTCAGCGCCGTCGCCGATCACACGCAGATCGACGAGGTCAGCTCCGTCTCGATCGAGATCGACCGCAATGTCGATCTCGTCATGCTGCATGATCCCGGCCACAGCCTGGACGAGCGCATCCTGCGCGAGCAGTTCGGGTATTGA
- a CDS encoding flavin reductase family protein — translation MIYSATKEDLGFAHDPFKAIVAPRPIGWITALSAKGEVNLSPYSFFNAISSRPNIVMFSSENRKDAVAFAEETGEFTCSLVTKALAHPMNLTSAPLPRGESEYPHAGLEMAPSRFVKPPRVAGTPAALECKLLSVQQLQDIDGNAVPRWMVLGQVVGIFIDDAFVKDGRFDTAGANPIARCGYADYAEVTSLFSITRPAGG, via the coding sequence ATGATCTATTCGGCCACGAAAGAGGATCTCGGCTTCGCGCACGATCCGTTCAAGGCGATCGTCGCGCCGCGGCCGATCGGCTGGATCACGGCGCTGAGCGCCAAAGGCGAGGTCAATCTCTCGCCCTACAGCTTCTTCAACGCGATCTCGTCGCGGCCGAACATCGTGATGTTCTCCTCGGAGAACCGGAAGGACGCCGTCGCCTTCGCCGAGGAGACCGGCGAGTTCACCTGCTCGCTGGTGACCAAGGCGCTGGCGCATCCGATGAACCTGACCTCGGCGCCGCTGCCGCGGGGCGAGAGCGAATATCCCCATGCCGGGCTGGAGATGGCGCCGTCGCGCTTCGTCAAGCCGCCGCGCGTCGCCGGCACGCCGGCCGCGCTCGAATGCAAGCTGCTCTCGGTCCAGCAGTTGCAGGATATCGACGGCAACGCCGTGCCGCGCTGGATGGTGTTGGGGCAGGTCGTCGGCATCTTCATCGACGATGCCTTCGTCAAGGACGGGCGCTTCGACACCGCCGGCGCCAACCCGATCGCGCGCTGCGGCTATGCCGATTATGCCGAGGTGACGAGCCTGTTCTCGATCACGCGCCCTGCGGGCGGGTAG
- a CDS encoding MBL fold metallo-hydrolase encodes MQDTDFSRRAALVGAGALAAAATLDLPGIGPVQAQGVPVNQAPGFYRYKIGDITLTAINDGFGKRPLEGFVRNAELADVKKAMEQAFLPQDALNITFTTLAIQHGGKLTLIDTGNGDSGAPTSGTWMANFKAAGLDPKDVSSVVFSHFHGDHINGFRLKDGTAVFPNAEVMVPAAEWAFWMDDAKMNAAPEGMKGAFAGVRRVFAPVAKDVKQFEPGKELLPGLTPIAAPGHTPGHTVFALSSGNGKLMIMSDTTNHPALFVRNPDWSAVFDMDGPQAAATRRKLLDMVSAERMQVAFYHAPFPATGHIAKSGNGFEMVPVQWSTAI; translated from the coding sequence ATGCAGGACACAGATTTCTCGCGCCGCGCCGCCCTTGTCGGCGCCGGTGCTCTCGCTGCCGCTGCGACACTCGATCTGCCCGGTATCGGCCCGGTCCAGGCACAAGGAGTTCCCGTGAATCAGGCTCCCGGTTTCTATCGCTACAAGATCGGCGACATCACGCTGACCGCGATCAATGACGGCTTCGGCAAACGCCCGCTCGAAGGCTTCGTCCGCAATGCCGAACTCGCCGACGTCAAGAAGGCGATGGAGCAGGCCTTCCTGCCGCAGGACGCTCTCAACATCACCTTCACCACCCTTGCGATCCAGCATGGTGGCAAGCTCACCCTGATCGATACCGGCAATGGCGATTCGGGCGCGCCGACCTCCGGTACCTGGATGGCGAACTTCAAGGCGGCCGGCCTCGACCCGAAAGATGTCTCCAGCGTCGTGTTCAGCCATTTCCACGGCGACCACATCAACGGCTTCCGTCTGAAGGACGGGACCGCCGTGTTCCCCAATGCCGAGGTCATGGTGCCGGCGGCCGAATGGGCCTTCTGGATGGACGATGCGAAGATGAATGCCGCGCCCGAGGGCATGAAGGGCGCCTTCGCCGGAGTGCGCCGCGTCTTCGCACCCGTAGCCAAGGACGTGAAGCAGTTCGAGCCCGGCAAGGAGCTCCTGCCCGGCCTGACCCCGATCGCCGCCCCCGGCCATACGCCGGGCCACACGGTCTTCGCGCTGAGCTCGGGCAACGGCAAGCTGATGATCATGTCCGACACGACCAACCACCCTGCCCTGTTCGTGCGCAATCCCGACTGGTCGGCCGTATTCGACATGGACGGCCCGCAGGCGGCGGCGACCCGGCGCAAGCTGCTCGACATGGTCTCGGCCGAGCGCATGCAGGTCGCCTTCTATCACGCGCCTTTCCCGGCGACGGGGCATATCGCCAAGAGCGGCAACGGCTTCGAGATGGTGCCGGTGCAGTGGAGCACGGCCATCTGA